The following are from one region of the Mycolicibacterium helvum genome:
- a CDS encoding TMEM165/GDT1 family protein, which produces MLAALFLSFAVIFVAELGDKSQLMAMTFALRHRWWVVLSGITVATTAVHLISVAVGHYLGAALPTHLLGILAGVAFVLFGLWTLRGDKLSDDEATRAQRTTAPAFFAVTSAFLLAELGDKTMLATITLAADHDWVGVWIGSTIGMVAADALAILVGALAGKHLPERFIQIGAAALFLVFGVSMLIEGAFPTTSAIASIGISVAAVLVVAAAIRALPARLRPAVLRTDARQVSDDGPHSGSVSSGVGTEGGSAGAPQDRSAAELKPPGESP; this is translated from the coding sequence GTGCTTGCCGCGTTGTTCTTGAGTTTCGCCGTCATCTTCGTCGCCGAATTGGGCGACAAGTCACAGCTGATGGCGATGACGTTCGCACTGCGCCATCGCTGGTGGGTCGTGCTGAGCGGCATCACCGTCGCAACAACGGCGGTGCACCTCATCTCCGTCGCCGTCGGTCACTATCTCGGTGCCGCTCTGCCCACCCACCTGCTCGGCATTCTCGCCGGTGTGGCCTTCGTCCTGTTCGGGCTGTGGACGCTCCGGGGGGACAAGCTGTCCGACGACGAGGCCACCCGGGCCCAGCGCACCACCGCGCCGGCTTTCTTCGCCGTGACGTCCGCATTCCTGCTGGCTGAGCTCGGCGACAAGACGATGCTCGCGACGATCACCCTGGCCGCGGATCACGACTGGGTCGGCGTGTGGATCGGGTCGACCATCGGCATGGTCGCCGCCGACGCACTGGCCATCCTGGTCGGCGCCCTGGCCGGCAAGCACCTACCGGAGCGGTTCATCCAAATCGGCGCGGCCGCCCTGTTCCTGGTGTTCGGGGTGTCGATGCTCATCGAGGGGGCCTTCCCCACGACGTCCGCCATCGCCTCTATCGGAATCTCGGTGGCCGCCGTCCTAGTGGTCGCGGCCGCGATTCGCGCACTGCCGGCGCGCTTGCGACCCGCCGTGCTCCGGACCGACGCCAGGCAGGTATCCGACGACGGACCGCATTCCGGATCGGTGTCGTCGGGGGTCGGGACCGAGGGCGGGTCCGCGGGAGCACCACAAGATAGGTCGGCGGCCGAACTGAAACCGCCTGGAGAGTCACCATAA
- a CDS encoding peptidase produces MENGSGRAVEVAPFHSRGALKGFVVSGRWPNSTKEWAQLLMVAVRVASLPGLLSTTTIFGVREELPDKPHPGTVGLVLAEGTVVGESAVPPGHFADRQPPALLMLHPPSETMPSLPECSGAASGCVLLPGIPHLGLEHRAAWVEAESDGTITGMVSRVGVDPISHPDTAILAMLLAA; encoded by the coding sequence CCCCTTTCACTCTCGTGGCGCCCTGAAGGGCTTCGTCGTATCCGGCCGCTGGCCGAACTCGACGAAGGAGTGGGCACAACTTCTGATGGTCGCGGTACGTGTGGCCTCACTACCCGGGCTGCTTTCCACCACAACCATTTTCGGCGTTCGGGAGGAACTACCCGATAAGCCCCACCCGGGTACCGTTGGCCTAGTCCTGGCCGAAGGCACCGTAGTGGGCGAATCCGCCGTTCCGCCAGGTCATTTCGCCGACCGGCAGCCACCGGCACTGCTGATGCTGCACCCGCCGTCGGAGACCATGCCGTCCCTCCCCGAATGCTCTGGTGCCGCATCGGGTTGCGTTCTGCTGCCGGGCATTCCGCACTTGGGCTTGGAGCACCGCGCTGCGTGGGTCGAGGCCGAATCTGACGGCACCATCACCGGCATGGTGAGCCGGGTCGGCGTCGACCCGATCAGCCACCCCGATACCGCGATCCTGGCGATGCTGCTCGCCGCGTAG